The genomic DNA ACATTAAAAGTGTTGTGCTCTACCAGCTGAGCTAAGGAATCGTGCTGATTTTATTTGTAAGACTTTTGCTTGTCTTAGAGTGATCCCTCTGGGGTTCGAACCCAGGACCCCAACATTAAAAGTGTTGTGCTCTACCAGCTGAGCTAAGGAATCAGTACTAGCCTTTGTTTTCAAAAGCGTTGCAAATATAGATTCTTTAAATTAAATACGCAAACACTAAATCGGAGAAATTTCCAGTTTTTGTAGGAGGAAGTGAGATGGTTTTGCTTTATTGTATTGGCTCGTAAATTGATAGTGAATTGAAAAAAAAATGAAAAAAAATGTAATTCTTTACTTTTGCCCGAAAATCCTTATGATAATGGGCATTTTTTTCAATAGATACTGGATTAAAATGAAACAAAAAATGAAAGAAAGTACCGCAAGTTTTCTTTAGAAAATTCCAATTTGAAGATCGAATTAATTATAAACGATGAAAATAATTCTATTTTTGTGGGCGATTAAATGATCAAAGCATCATTTTTATGTCACTTATTAGAAATAAATATCATTTTTCATGAACCAAAAAATTGTAGTAATAACGGGAGCTTCTTCAGGAATTGGAAAAGCATTGGCTTTTGACTTTGCGTCACGAGGATCAAAAATTGTTCTAGCAGCAAGAAATCTTGACAAATTAAAAGAAGTTGAAGAACAGATTTTGGCAATGGGGAATGAGGTATTGAGCGTTAAAACAGATGTAAGTGTCGAAAGTGATTGTCAAAATTTGATTTCAGAGGCTGTAGCAAAATTTGGTCGCATAGATATCTTAATAAACAATGCGGGTATTTCGATGCGTGCGATGTTTAAGGATTGTGAATTATCTGTTCTTAAAAATTTGATGGATGTGAATTTTTGGGGAACAGTTTACTGTACCAAATATGCGATGCCTTATATTACACAATCTAAGGGATCGGTTGTTGGTGTTATATCGATAGCTGGTTATGTAGGCTTACCTGGAAGAACGGGTTATTCTGCATCTAAATATGCCATTCGGGGATTT from Labilibaculum sp. DW002 includes the following:
- a CDS encoding SDR family oxidoreductase, encoding MNQKIVVITGASSGIGKALAFDFASRGSKIVLAARNLDKLKEVEEQILAMGNEVLSVKTDVSVESDCQNLISEAVAKFGRIDILINNAGISMRAMFKDCELSVLKNLMDVNFWGTVYCTKYAMPYITQSKGSVVGVISIAGYVGLPGRTGYSASKYAIRGFLDTLRVENLKTGVHVLVAAPGFTASNVRNVALTADGSSQGETPRDEAKMMTAEVCAAHIAKAVVKRKRELILTFVEGKFTVWLKKWFPSLLEKLTYNHMAKEPDSPLKQ